A genomic window from Lotus japonicus ecotype B-129 chromosome 1, LjGifu_v1.2 includes:
- the LOC130743017 gene encoding uncharacterized protein LOC130743017 produces MEKSSIVMATWNRIASMFEDNQNSRAVALDQDFISTRMEDFSNVLAYCQRLKHISDQLRNVGAPVSDHRLVLQLVSGLTEPFRGVATLIRQSELLPPFLKVRSMLILEESGLAKMSGPTSQTALHASVSHPRL; encoded by the coding sequence ATGGAGAAAAGTTCTATTGTTATGGCTACTTGGAACCGTATAGCTTCTATGTTTGAGGATAATCAGAACTCTCGTGCTGTCGCTCTCGACCAGGATTTCATCTCCACTCGCATGGAGGATTTTTCTAATGTTTTAGCCTACTGTCAGCGTCTGAAACATATCTCCGATCAGTTAAGGAATGTTGGTGCCCCAGTCAGTGACCATCGTCTTGTTCTCCAGTTGGTCTCTGGTCTCACTGAGCCTTTTCGTGGTGTTGCCACCCTGATCCGTCAGAGCGAGCTTTTGCCTCCTTTCCTCAAGGTCCGCTCCATGCTGATTCTAGAGGAATCTGGTCTCGCCAAGATGTCAGGCCCGACCTCTCAGACTGCTCTGCACGCCTCTGTCTCCCATCCACGGCTGtag